The Synergistota bacterium DNA window GTGGCCTGGGGATCAACCTTAGAGGTAATAAGAGAAGCGATATCCGATATGAAAGGGATCGCTTTACTTCATTTCTCACAAGTATGGCCGATCGATAGCTCCGTAGTCAAGCTTCTAGAGAGAGCCAAAAAGGTTATAGCTATTGAAGCTAATGCAACGGGGCAGTTTGCAAACCTAATAAGACAAACAACCGGATTTTATATAAAGGAGAGAATCTTAAAGTACAACGGCATTCAATTTTCGGTAGAAGAGTTAAAAAGTAAGATTGAAGGAGTGATATAAAATGAAAATTGAAGAGTACGTTAGCAAGGATATAGCTTGGTGTCCAGGATGTGGAAACTTCGGTATAAGAGTGGCATTAATGAAGGTCTTCGAGGAAATGAAACTGGATCCTCGCAATGTGGTTATTGTATCTGGCATAGGACAAGCTGCAAAGATGCCCCACTATATAGGGGTCAACATGTTTAACGGTCTTCACGGTAGAGCTTTGCCTGCAGCAACTGCCATTAAGGTGGCAAACCCAAACCTATTAGTTATAGCTGAAAGCGGAGACGGCTGCATGTATGGAGAGGGAGGTAATCACTTCATACACACAATTAGAAGAAACCCCGATATAGTAAACATAGTTCATAACAACATGGTCTACGGCCTAACCAAGGGACAGGCATCCCCGACAAGCTTATTAGGCTTTAAGACGCCAGTTCAGGTAGATGGTACAATACTGGAACCATTTAATCCTTTAGCGGTCGCCATCGCCCTTGATGCCTCCTTTGTAGCAAGAACATTCATAGGAGATATAGAGTTCACAAAAGATATATTAAAGGAGGCAATCAAACATAAGGGTTACGCTTTAGTGGACATACTCCAACCCTGCGTAACTTTCAACAGGGTAAATACTTACGAGTGGTATAAAGAAAACACCTACTATCTTAAGAATCATGACCCGAAAGATAGGGAATTGGCCTTCAAGAGAGCTATCGAAAAAGAAAAACTACCCCTTGGCATTTTCTATGTAAACTCAAGTAAAAAGACCTTTGATGAGCTTGTACGACGAGGCCAGAAAACGCCTCTTTTTGAATATGAGGTAGATATTGAAAAACTAAATAAGCTGATAGAAAGCAAAAAGATGTAGATAAGAGCTACTGTACCATTAAAAAAGGCCAAAATCCCATTGACAAACTAAAAACTCCCTAATAAAATATTGGTTTAAATATACCCTAATACAGGGAGTGATACACAAATGAAGATACCAAGATGTATGAGCACACAACACCCTGATAATGTTATCTCTCCATTTTTCACTAATAACGCGATATTGGGAGGAGAGGATGAAATAGAAGAAGCCTTTTATGTTTTTTCTCACCTTGGATGCGACGAACAGATGTGGGACTATGAGGGAAAAGAAGTGGATAACTTCGTAGTTAAAAAGCTCCTCACCAAATATGAAAGCTTCTTTAAAGAGAAACCTTTAGGCAAGGAAGTATTCATAACCCTAAGAGTCCCAAACCCGGCCATTGAAAAAGAGGAAGCGAAAATCCTTTTAGAAACTTTAGAGAGCATACCAAGATCTTACGATGTAGCCAAGCTTTTCTATGGAGATGATATCGCCCCTATCTTTGAGGTAATTCTTCCTATGACCACTTCAGCTGATGAACTTAATAGTATTTATTACTACTACAGCGATTTTGTTACAGGAAAACAAAAAAGAATTATAGAAAAAACGAAAATAACCATTGGGGATTGGATCGGAGAATTCAAGCCGGAGAAGATAAACGTCATCCCACTTTTTGAGAATAAGGAAAGCATGCTAAATGCTCACGAAGTAGTCAGAAGTTACTTAGAAGATAAGGATATACCTTACCAAAGGGTGTTCTTGGCGAGATCTGACCCGGCAATGAACTATGGTATAGTAAGCGCTGTAATATTCAACAAGATAGCCTTAAGTAAGCTACATAAGCTTTCTATTGAAATAGGCAAGGAGATATACCCCATAATAGGGGTAGGCTCAGCCCCATTTAGGGGGAACCTAAGGCCGCAAACCGTTGAAAGAGTCTTAGAAGAATATCCGAGCGTATATACATTCACTA harbors:
- a CDS encoding thiamine pyrophosphate-dependent enzyme gives rise to the protein MKIEEYVSKDIAWCPGCGNFGIRVALMKVFEEMKLDPRNVVIVSGIGQAAKMPHYIGVNMFNGLHGRALPAATAIKVANPNLLVIAESGDGCMYGEGGNHFIHTIRRNPDIVNIVHNNMVYGLTKGQASPTSLLGFKTPVQVDGTILEPFNPLAVAIALDASFVARTFIGDIEFTKDILKEAIKHKGYALVDILQPCVTFNRVNTYEWYKENTYYLKNHDPKDRELAFKRAIEKEKLPLGIFYVNSSKKTFDELVRRGQKTPLFEYEVDIEKLNKLIESKKM
- the ppcA gene encoding phosphoenolpyruvate carboxylase, with product MKIPRCMSTQHPDNVISPFFTNNAILGGEDEIEEAFYVFSHLGCDEQMWDYEGKEVDNFVVKKLLTKYESFFKEKPLGKEVFITLRVPNPAIEKEEAKILLETLESIPRSYDVAKLFYGDDIAPIFEVILPMTTSADELNSIYYYYSDFVTGKQKRIIEKTKITIGDWIGEFKPEKINVIPLFENKESMLNAHEVVRSYLEDKDIPYQRVFLARSDPAMNYGIVSAVIFNKIALSKLHKLSIEIGKEIYPIIGVGSAPFRGNLRPQTVERVLEEYPSVYTFTIQSSFKYDNTPEEARKGIKRIKKTVPRPPQEIDENKALEIAERYSREYQSWIVKLAPLINKVAKYVPQRRKRKLHIGLFGYSRKLGDVSLPRAIAFTAALYSVGLPPEVFALNSLTKEDLNFLKDVYIGFKCDIKDALKFSNVNGKLFPKELKEAIEKLEIEFEEDEEHKELTEFIVKRLEEGKTEDLEKYILRAAHIRKFLG